In Notamacropus eugenii isolate mMacEug1 chromosome 1, mMacEug1.pri_v2, whole genome shotgun sequence, one genomic interval encodes:
- the ALG1 gene encoding chitobiosyldiphosphodolichol beta-mannosyltransferase isoform X3 — MPEVNRISVGPRVFQYVIKVIIQAIYLLYDLLLKAPPVDYILLQNPPGLPSIAVCWVVCCLRGSKLIIDWHNYGYTMLGLTHGFAHPLVQLAKWYEKLCGRLSDLNLCVTNAMKEDLAKNWNIRAVTVYDKPASFFTSTPLETQHQLFMKLGHTYSPFRASTEPLDPAIERSAFTELNPRSRKVTQLDGRPALLVSSTSWTEDEDFSILLKALERFEEWIIDGANLPSLVCVITGKGPLKEYYGQIISQMCLKHIQICTPWLEAEDYPLLLGSADLGVCLHKSSSGLDLPMKVVDMFGCCLPVCAINFHCLHELVKHEENGMVFMDSEELADQLKILFSEFSSPDNRLNQFRKNLKESKQLRWDESWERTVFPLFTHT, encoded by the exons ATGCCTGAAGTCAATCGAATCTCAG TTGGTCCCCGTGTGTTTCAGTATGTGATAAAAGTTATCATCCAGGCGATATATCTTCTGTATGACTTGCTTTTAAAGGCTCCTCCAGTGGATTACATTTTACTACAG AATCCGCCTGGCCTGCCCAGCATTGCTGTGTGCTGGGTTGTGTGTTGTCTCCGTGGGAGCAAGCTGATCATTGACTGGCATAACTATGGCTATACCATGTTGGGTCTGACACATGGCTTTGCCCACCCTCTTGTACAGCTGGCTAAGTG GTATGAAAAGCTCTGTGGCCGCCTGTCAGATCTGAACTTGTGTGTGACCAATGCAATGAAAGAAGAtcttgcaaagaattggaatataAG AGCTGTGACCGTTTATGACAAGCCAGCCTCGTTTTTTACCAGCACTCCCCTAGAGACACAACATCAGCTGTTCATGAAACTGGGCCACACCTACTCCCCATTCAGAGCAAG CACAGAACCATTGGACCCAGCCATTGAGAGATCTGCATTCACTGAGCTCAATCCTAGGAGCAGGAAGGTGACACAACTTGATGGGCGGCCAGCGTTGCTGGTCAGCAGCACGAGCTGGACAG aAGATGAGGATTTCTCCATCTTGCTGAAAGCTTTAGAAA GGTTCGAAGAGTGGATCATTGATGGAGCAAATCTCCCATCTCTAGTCTGTGTGATAACAG GGAAAGGACCTCTTAAAGAGTATTATGGCCAAATCATCAGCCAGATGTGCCTCAAGCACATTCAGATCTGCACACCGTGGTTGGAAGCTGAAGATTATCCTTTGCTTCTGG GATCAGCAGATCTTGGTGTCTGCCTCCACAAATCCTCCAGTGGCTTGGATCTTCCTATGAAGGTGGTGGATATGTTTGGATGCTGCTTACCAGTTTGTGCGATAAATTTTCATTG TTTACATGAACTTGTGAAACATGAAGAAAATGGCATGGTCTTTATGGACTCTGAGGAGCTTGCAGATCAGCTGAAG ATACTCTTCTCAGAATTTTCCAGTCCTGATAACAGACTGAACCAGTTCAGAAAAAACCTTAAGGAATCAAAGCAGCTTCGCTGGGATGAGAGTTGGGAGCGGACTGTGTTTCCTTTGTTTACTCACACTTGA
- the ALG1 gene encoding chitobiosyldiphosphodolichol beta-mannosyltransferase isoform X2, with amino-acid sequence MLTGSKPHDELLSNKRIHILHMPEVNRISVGPRVFQYVIKVIIQAIYLLYDLLLKAPPVDYILLQNPPGLPSIAVCWVVCCLRGSKLIIDWHNYGYTMLGLTHGFAHPLVQLAKWYEKLCGRLSDLNLCVTNAMKEDLAKNWNIRAVTVYDKPASFFTSTPLETQHQLFMKLGHTYSPFRASTEPLDPAIERSAFTELNPRSRKVTQLDGRPALLVSSTSWTEDEDFSILLKALERFEEWIIDGANLPSLVCVITGKGPLKEYYGQIISQMCLKHIQICTPWLEAEDYPLLLGSADLGVCLHKSSSGLDLPMKVVDMFGCCLPVCAINFHCLHELVKHEENGMVFMDSEELADQLKILFSEFSSPDNRLNQFRKNLKESKQLRWDESWERTVFPLFTHT; translated from the exons ATGCTGACAG GCTCCAAACCTCATGATGAACTCCTAAGCAATAAGAGAATTCATATTTTGCACATGCCTGAAGTCAATCGAATCTCAG TTGGTCCCCGTGTGTTTCAGTATGTGATAAAAGTTATCATCCAGGCGATATATCTTCTGTATGACTTGCTTTTAAAGGCTCCTCCAGTGGATTACATTTTACTACAG AATCCGCCTGGCCTGCCCAGCATTGCTGTGTGCTGGGTTGTGTGTTGTCTCCGTGGGAGCAAGCTGATCATTGACTGGCATAACTATGGCTATACCATGTTGGGTCTGACACATGGCTTTGCCCACCCTCTTGTACAGCTGGCTAAGTG GTATGAAAAGCTCTGTGGCCGCCTGTCAGATCTGAACTTGTGTGTGACCAATGCAATGAAAGAAGAtcttgcaaagaattggaatataAG AGCTGTGACCGTTTATGACAAGCCAGCCTCGTTTTTTACCAGCACTCCCCTAGAGACACAACATCAGCTGTTCATGAAACTGGGCCACACCTACTCCCCATTCAGAGCAAG CACAGAACCATTGGACCCAGCCATTGAGAGATCTGCATTCACTGAGCTCAATCCTAGGAGCAGGAAGGTGACACAACTTGATGGGCGGCCAGCGTTGCTGGTCAGCAGCACGAGCTGGACAG aAGATGAGGATTTCTCCATCTTGCTGAAAGCTTTAGAAA GGTTCGAAGAGTGGATCATTGATGGAGCAAATCTCCCATCTCTAGTCTGTGTGATAACAG GGAAAGGACCTCTTAAAGAGTATTATGGCCAAATCATCAGCCAGATGTGCCTCAAGCACATTCAGATCTGCACACCGTGGTTGGAAGCTGAAGATTATCCTTTGCTTCTGG GATCAGCAGATCTTGGTGTCTGCCTCCACAAATCCTCCAGTGGCTTGGATCTTCCTATGAAGGTGGTGGATATGTTTGGATGCTGCTTACCAGTTTGTGCGATAAATTTTCATTG TTTACATGAACTTGTGAAACATGAAGAAAATGGCATGGTCTTTATGGACTCTGAGGAGCTTGCAGATCAGCTGAAG ATACTCTTCTCAGAATTTTCCAGTCCTGATAACAGACTGAACCAGTTCAGAAAAAACCTTAAGGAATCAAAGCAGCTTCGCTGGGATGAGAGTTGGGAGCGGACTGTGTTTCCTTTGTTTACTCACACTTGA